A genomic region of Ensifer adhaerens contains the following coding sequences:
- a CDS encoding mannose-1-phosphate guanylyltransferase/mannose-6-phosphate isomerase, producing the protein MTSKIVPVIMAGGRGTRLWPLSRAAAPKQFLQILSDRSLFQQTLERVRDASQFEPAIIVTNSDFRFIVAEQARAIDVHLGDILLEPVARNTAPALAAAAFQILARFGKNAVMQVLASDHEIDAGDVYSDCILRAHQAARHGELVTFGITPTEPATGYGYIERGEELTAGTNRVARFVEKPDRAKAETMLETGRYLWNSGMFMLPVKPFLDEMKRHAPQVWEATRLALDRAQKDLDFTRLDAASFAAAPDISVDYAVFEKTERAAVVPSSFLWSDLGSWDAVWKTGEKDADGNVVTDKATVSNTRNSLVLSRDIHLAVQGLDDVAVIAGEDAVYVGRLADSQSVGAIVKTLAKSPQTTALTEIHPTSYRPWGAVAAISDGERFAVKRLRVNPGKKISLQKHHHRAEHWIVVRGTAEITMSGETRMLHENESVYIPPGIVHRLHNPGKIPLELIEVRTGSYLGEDDIIRIEDEFGRS; encoded by the coding sequence ATGACGTCGAAGATTGTTCCGGTGATCATGGCAGGCGGACGGGGTACACGCCTCTGGCCGCTTTCCCGCGCCGCCGCGCCGAAGCAATTCCTGCAGATCCTTTCAGATCGTTCGTTGTTTCAGCAAACGCTGGAGCGCGTTCGCGATGCCAGCCAGTTCGAGCCGGCCATCATCGTCACAAACAGCGACTTTCGCTTCATCGTCGCCGAGCAGGCCCGGGCGATCGACGTTCACCTCGGTGACATCCTGCTGGAGCCGGTTGCGCGCAATACTGCTCCTGCGCTTGCTGCCGCGGCCTTCCAGATTCTCGCCCGCTTCGGCAAGAACGCCGTCATGCAGGTGCTTGCTTCGGATCACGAGATCGATGCCGGCGATGTCTACAGCGATTGTATCCTCAGGGCGCATCAGGCTGCCCGTCACGGAGAACTGGTGACCTTCGGCATCACGCCGACCGAACCCGCCACCGGCTATGGCTACATCGAGCGTGGCGAGGAATTGACGGCGGGCACGAACCGCGTGGCCCGTTTCGTCGAGAAGCCCGACCGCGCCAAGGCCGAAACGATGCTTGAAACCGGACGCTATCTCTGGAACTCCGGCATGTTCATGCTGCCGGTAAAACCTTTCCTCGACGAGATGAAGCGTCACGCGCCACAGGTCTGGGAAGCCACGAGGCTCGCACTCGACAGGGCGCAGAAGGATCTCGACTTCACGCGGCTGGATGCAGCGAGCTTTGCCGCTGCACCCGACATCTCGGTGGATTATGCGGTCTTTGAAAAGACCGAGCGGGCAGCCGTGGTGCCGTCGTCCTTCCTCTGGTCGGATCTTGGCAGCTGGGACGCTGTCTGGAAGACGGGAGAGAAGGACGCCGACGGCAACGTCGTCACCGACAAGGCGACGGTGTCGAACACGCGCAACTCACTCGTCCTGTCGCGCGACATCCACCTGGCGGTTCAGGGGCTCGATGATGTTGCCGTCATTGCAGGTGAGGATGCCGTCTATGTCGGCCGGCTGGCCGATAGCCAGAGCGTCGGTGCTATCGTCAAGACGCTGGCGAAATCGCCGCAGACGACGGCCCTGACGGAGATCCACCCGACGTCCTATCGCCCCTGGGGGGCGGTTGCCGCCATTTCGGACGGAGAGCGCTTCGCGGTCAAACGGCTGCGCGTGAACCCCGGCAAGAAGATTTCGCTGCAGAAGCATCATCATCGGGCAGAGCATTGGATCGTGGTACGCGGCACAGCGGAGATCACGATGTCCGGGGAAACCCGAATGCTGCACGAGAACGAGTCGGTCTACATTCCGCCGGGAATCGTTCACCGGCTTCATAACCCCGGCAAGATCCCGCTGGAACTGATCGAAGTGCGGACCGGCTCCTATCTCGGCGAAGACGATATCATCCGCATAGAGGACGAATTCGGACGGAGCTAA
- a CDS encoding F0F1 ATP synthase subunit epsilon — MADFNFELVSPERLLVSEKATEVVIPATEGEMTVMANHAPTMTTVKPGVVTVKTADGKIERFAVFGGFADILPTGCTLLAASAVHVDELDRSILENRIDSVRAELDGAGDEKKTRLEQFIAELTKLGEVVIPA, encoded by the coding sequence ATGGCCGATTTCAACTTTGAGCTTGTTTCCCCCGAGCGCCTGCTCGTTTCCGAAAAGGCGACCGAAGTCGTCATCCCGGCGACCGAGGGCGAGATGACCGTGATGGCCAATCACGCTCCGACGATGACGACGGTCAAGCCCGGCGTGGTCACGGTGAAGACGGCCGACGGCAAGATCGAGCGCTTTGCAGTGTTCGGCGGGTTTGCCGATATCCTGCCGACCGGCTGCACGCTGCTTGCCGCGTCCGCCGTTCATGTCGACGAACTGGACCGCTCGATCCTCGAAAACCGCATCGATTCGGTTCGTGCCGAGCTGGATGGCGCCGGCGACGAGAAGAAGACCCGCCTGGAGCAGTTCATTGCCGAACTGACTAAGCTTGGCGAAGTCGTGATCCCTGCCTGA
- a CDS encoding Lrp/AsnC family transcriptional regulator, whose product MQIADKDRELLAILSENARMPTATIARRLGLSRTTVQARIERLEREGIIAGYGVRLSESYEKGLVKAHVLITIAPRALSRVTPELSAIREIQTLHSVSGSFDLIAVVAATSISELDLLIDRIGEIDGVDRTLSSIILSTRIDR is encoded by the coding sequence ATGCAAATCGCCGACAAGGATCGGGAGCTCCTGGCCATCCTCAGCGAAAACGCCCGGATGCCGACCGCAACGATTGCCCGGCGGCTTGGCCTGTCGCGCACGACCGTGCAGGCGCGAATAGAACGGCTGGAGCGGGAGGGGATCATCGCCGGCTATGGCGTGCGGCTGTCGGAGAGCTACGAGAAGGGGCTGGTCAAGGCGCATGTGCTGATCACCATCGCGCCGCGGGCGCTCTCTCGCGTGACCCCGGAGCTGAGCGCCATCCGCGAAATTCAGACGTTGCATTCGGTCAGCGGGAGCTTCGATCTCATCGCCGTGGTCGCGGCGACATCGATCAGCGAACTCGATCTGCTGATCGACCGCATCGGCGAGATCGACGGCGTCGACCGGACGCTGTCGTCCATCATCCTTTCGACTCGGATCGATCGGTAG
- a CDS encoding saccharopine dehydrogenase family protein encodes MKNIVVIGAGKIGSTIARMLAHTGDYSVCVADRSAEQLEQIEKHAAITTATVDIGDKKALVALLSGKFAVLSAAPFHLTVAIAEAAAEAGIHYLDLTEDVESTRQVKAIAAKANTAFIPQCGLAPGFISIVANDLASRFETLESVRMRVGALPQYPSNALNYNLTWSTDGVINEYIEPCEAIVESNLIEVPAMEEREEFSLDGVTYEAFNTSGGLGTLCESLKGKVRTLNYKTIRYPGHAAIMKALLNDLGLRHRREVLKDIFENALPTTTQDVVVIFVTVSGFRDGRLIQETYANKVYSGVVAGRMQSGIQITTAGSICAVLDLLADGKIASKGFVRQEDIGLDTFLANRFGHYYAQKGETARVAG; translated from the coding sequence ATGAAGAATATCGTCGTCATCGGAGCAGGCAAAATCGGCTCCACCATCGCTCGCATGCTCGCCCACACCGGCGACTACAGCGTCTGCGTCGCCGACCGCAGCGCCGAGCAGCTGGAGCAGATCGAGAAGCATGCCGCGATCACGACGGCAACCGTCGACATCGGTGACAAGAAGGCGCTCGTCGCCCTTCTCTCCGGCAAATTCGCCGTGCTCAGCGCCGCTCCGTTCCACCTGACGGTCGCAATCGCCGAAGCTGCTGCAGAAGCCGGCATCCACTATCTCGACCTCACCGAAGACGTAGAATCCACCCGCCAGGTCAAGGCGATCGCCGCCAAGGCAAACACCGCCTTCATTCCGCAGTGCGGCCTCGCACCGGGCTTCATCTCGATCGTCGCCAACGATCTCGCCAGCCGCTTTGAGACGCTGGAAAGCGTGCGCATGCGCGTCGGCGCCCTGCCGCAGTACCCGTCGAACGCTCTGAACTATAACCTGACCTGGAGCACCGACGGCGTCATCAACGAATACATCGAGCCCTGCGAAGCGATCGTTGAAAGCAACCTCATCGAAGTGCCGGCCATGGAAGAGCGCGAAGAATTCTCGCTCGACGGCGTCACCTACGAAGCCTTCAACACTTCCGGCGGCCTCGGCACTCTCTGCGAATCGCTGAAGGGCAAGGTTCGGACGCTCAACTACAAGACCATCCGTTATCCGGGCCACGCCGCCATCATGAAGGCGCTGCTCAACGACCTCGGCCTGCGTCATCGCCGCGAAGTCCTCAAGGACATCTTCGAGAACGCCCTGCCGACCACCACCCAGGACGTCGTCGTCATCTTCGTGACGGTTTCGGGCTTCCGCGACGGTCGCCTGATCCAGGAAACCTACGCCAACAAGGTCTATAGCGGCGTCGTTGCCGGCCGCATGCAGAGCGGTATCCAGATCACCACGGCAGGCAGCATCTGCGCCGTGCTTGACCTGCTCGCCGACGGCAAGATCGCCTCGAAGGGCTTCGTCCGCCAGGAAGACATCGGCCTCGACACCTTCCTCGCAAACCGCTTCGGCCATTACTACGCTCAGAAGGGCGAAACCGCGCGCGTCGCCGGCTGA